The Planococcus versutus genome contains a region encoding:
- a CDS encoding glycosyltransferase family 4 protein: protein MLRKRKITFVINYFYPDLAATSQLMTELTGRLQDDFDITVIAAQPGYAGERRASKKIFEEAHLENIKVVRIQLPEVNKNSKKSRLKYITSYFALATIALLKEKQTDVIFTISQPPVLGGLIGTIGKFLKRSRHIYSIHDFNPEQAQAVAYTNNQLVFKVAKAIDKLNCSYADQVLLVGEDMTKTLRERFKGQQVPSHTVISNWTDEKAIVPLDKNEPLIREFLELHELQDKFIVMYSGNLGLYYDLENLIRVAKEFVDQRDIVFLFIGEGAVKERLQQYAFDHELSNVKFLPYQPKEFLKYSLNAADVHLVVNQKGIKGVSVPSKIYGVMAAGKPVLGVLEQDSEVQRLLFESGAGIVIEPQDYQGVVHAITYLRSLKPEELKEMGSKGRVYLEQHLTRDTSINKYRHVLQSVADPSGLEKSHQKNSYSNVATKK from the coding sequence ATGTTACGCAAAAGGAAAATTACGTTTGTTATCAATTACTTTTACCCTGATTTAGCGGCAACTAGTCAATTAATGACAGAATTAACGGGACGTCTTCAAGACGACTTTGATATTACGGTCATTGCTGCTCAGCCTGGATATGCAGGAGAGCGACGTGCTAGTAAAAAAATCTTTGAAGAAGCTCATTTAGAAAATATCAAAGTGGTTCGGATCCAATTACCTGAAGTGAATAAAAATTCCAAAAAAAGTCGCTTGAAATACATTACTTCTTATTTTGCGTTAGCGACAATTGCTTTGCTTAAAGAAAAACAAACAGATGTTATTTTTACCATTTCGCAACCTCCTGTATTGGGAGGCTTGATTGGGACGATTGGGAAATTTCTGAAGCGTTCTCGCCATATATACAGTATCCATGATTTTAACCCAGAACAAGCACAAGCAGTGGCATACACAAATAACCAACTAGTCTTTAAAGTAGCCAAAGCTATTGATAAATTGAATTGCAGTTATGCCGATCAAGTGCTATTGGTTGGCGAAGACATGACGAAAACATTGAGAGAACGTTTTAAAGGACAACAAGTACCAAGTCATACGGTAATTAGCAATTGGACCGATGAAAAAGCAATAGTGCCACTTGATAAAAACGAGCCGTTAATACGTGAATTTTTAGAGCTGCATGAACTGCAAGATAAATTCATTGTTATGTATTCTGGAAATTTAGGTCTGTATTATGATTTGGAAAACTTGATTAGAGTAGCTAAAGAATTTGTGGACCAAAGAGATATCGTCTTCTTGTTTATTGGAGAAGGTGCAGTTAAAGAGCGTCTTCAACAATATGCCTTCGACCATGAGCTTAGCAATGTAAAATTTTTGCCGTACCAACCAAAAGAGTTTCTTAAGTATTCGCTGAATGCTGCGGACGTTCATTTGGTTGTCAATCAAAAAGGGATAAAAGGCGTTTCTGTGCCGAGTAAAATATATGGAGTTATGGCTGCCGGGAAGCCGGTACTAGGTGTTCTTGAGCAAGACAGTGAAGTGCAGCGCCTGTTATTCGAAAGCGGAGCAGGCATCGTTATTGAACCACAAGATTACCAAGGAGTTGTTCACGCGATTACTTATTTGCGAAGTTTAAAACCAGAAGAGTTAAAAGAGATGGGCTCTAAAGGTCGCGTGTATTTAGAACAACATTTAACGCGTGACACTTCGATCAATAAATACCGCCACGTGCTCCAGTCAGTAGCAGATCCTTCTGGTTTGGAAAAGTCACATCAAAAAAATTCTTATAGCAATGTGGCGACTAAAAAATAA
- a CDS encoding glycosyltransferase family 4 protein translates to MTRTKKGELIFVGPLPPPILGESIALQSLYNSEKLHRHYDVKKINLNRKDFERPGALSFEKLFRDSFAIMYTAYLSIRMKHPILYISISQTKMGLLRDCVMIQACKIIGHGKAVSHLHGNNLGGTIDATTGMTRKFIVNSLEKIDVGIVLGEKLASNYRGHVKRVEVVSNGIPADFILKNEVVPNKKKGPLSLLYLSNLMFEKGYVELIKATTALIQEGYDLRLDLVGGIQNEREFQEVKRYIEDNNMNELIQYHGLKQGEEKKRFFLKSDLMALPTKYRVEGQPMSIIEGMAAGLPIISADRGIIAELIKDCGVVIEPTVEGVKAAIKDLVVDDAERMRLGRISRETYEAFYTEDKYTDSLVAIFDEL, encoded by the coding sequence ATGACTAGAACAAAAAAGGGAGAGTTGATTTTTGTTGGACCATTACCTCCGCCGATACTCGGAGAAAGTATTGCTCTTCAATCTCTATACAATTCAGAAAAACTTCATCGTCACTATGACGTCAAAAAGATTAATTTAAACCGCAAAGACTTTGAACGACCGGGTGCGCTTTCTTTTGAAAAATTATTCCGTGACTCTTTTGCGATTATGTACACAGCGTATTTATCAATTCGTATGAAGCATCCAATTTTATATATTTCTATTTCGCAAACAAAAATGGGCTTGTTACGCGATTGTGTAATGATTCAAGCCTGCAAAATTATAGGGCATGGCAAAGCAGTGAGTCATTTACATGGCAACAATTTGGGTGGAACGATTGATGCCACTACAGGAATGACACGGAAATTTATTGTTAATTCGTTAGAAAAAATTGATGTCGGCATTGTACTAGGTGAAAAATTAGCATCCAATTATCGAGGGCATGTTAAGCGCGTAGAAGTAGTGTCGAATGGCATACCGGCAGATTTTATTTTAAAAAATGAAGTGGTTCCAAACAAGAAAAAAGGACCGCTTTCTCTATTGTATTTGAGCAATCTCATGTTTGAGAAAGGCTATGTTGAATTGATCAAAGCCACAACTGCTTTAATCCAAGAAGGGTATGATTTGCGATTAGATTTAGTGGGGGGCATTCAAAACGAACGGGAATTCCAAGAGGTAAAACGCTATATTGAAGACAACAACATGAATGAGCTTATTCAATATCATGGGCTGAAGCAAGGAGAAGAAAAAAAACGCTTTTTCTTAAAGTCGGATTTGATGGCCTTGCCAACAAAGTACAGAGTAGAAGGACAGCCAATGTCGATTATTGAAGGCATGGCTGCAGGGTTACCAATTATTTCTGCAGATCGAGGAATTATCGCAGAACTGATCAAAGATTGTGGTGTGGTGATTGAACCTACTGTCGAAGGCGTCAAAGCAGCAATTAAAGACTTAGTGGTTGATGATGCAGAACGAATGCGGTTAGGGAGAATCAGTCGTGAAACGTATGAAGCGTTTTATACAGAAGACAAATACACCGATTCTTTGGTTGCGATTTTCGATGAACTTTAA
- a CDS encoding glycosyltransferase family 2 protein, producing the protein MTEGLTDKVSVIIPTYNRSELLIKAIGSLKNQSHQNMEIIIIDDFSTDDTAAVVKEMTDERIIYLQHDTNKGGAAARNTGIRRATGDFIGFLDSDDQWLPEKLEKQLEKFKEQPGIGVVYTGVQVVNENNLNTRKIIPECRGRILSELFKSNCIDTTSSVLVKKKVLDKVNGFDEKLPSCQDWDLYIRLAQVTQFDFVKDSMVLFYHHSGERITTNKRSVLNGHLSIFEKYKELAENQRKTTYHRFVFIIWKVIFRTGIMDQNKETIRLSRHVLLEGYKNNRISVKFLYYYLITFLPLKMLGYLYRQSKKTNGESRLLSVNVSS; encoded by the coding sequence TTGACAGAAGGGTTAACTGATAAAGTAAGTGTCATTATTCCAACGTATAATCGTTCAGAACTGCTAATAAAAGCAATTGGAAGTTTAAAAAACCAAAGTCATCAAAACATGGAGATTATTATTATCGATGACTTTTCTACAGATGATACAGCGGCAGTTGTTAAAGAGATGACTGATGAGCGTATCATCTACCTGCAACACGATACCAATAAAGGTGGAGCGGCGGCTAGAAATACTGGAATTCGACGAGCTACTGGAGATTTTATCGGCTTTTTAGATTCAGATGATCAATGGCTTCCCGAAAAATTAGAAAAGCAACTGGAAAAATTTAAAGAACAACCTGGTATTGGTGTAGTTTATACAGGTGTTCAAGTTGTTAATGAAAACAACTTGAATACTCGTAAAATTATTCCGGAATGCCGTGGCCGTATTTTGTCAGAGTTGTTTAAATCCAATTGCATTGATACCACTTCATCTGTATTGGTTAAAAAAAAGGTGTTAGATAAAGTAAATGGCTTTGATGAGAAATTACCTAGCTGTCAAGATTGGGATTTGTATATTCGGCTAGCACAAGTAACTCAATTCGATTTTGTGAAAGACAGCATGGTGTTGTTTTATCACCATAGTGGAGAGCGTATTACAACCAATAAACGATCAGTGCTTAACGGCCATTTAAGCATTTTTGAGAAGTACAAAGAGTTGGCTGAAAACCAGCGGAAAACGACGTATCACCGTTTTGTGTTCATTATTTGGAAAGTCATTTTTCGAACAGGGATCATGGATCAAAACAAAGAAACGATACGACTATCTAGACATGTATTGCTTGAAGGATACAAAAATAATCGCATATCTGTAAAGTTTCTGTATTATTACTTGATCACTTTTTTACCTCTGAAAATGTTAGGTTATCTCTATAGACAATCCAAGAAAACCAACGGCGAATCTCGTCTGCTGTCTGTCAATGTCTCTTCTTAA
- the gmd gene encoding GDP-mannose 4,6-dehydratase, whose product MKKALITGVNGQDGSFLSDFLLEKGYEVHGIIRRSSSFNTGRIEHLYIEELKSSKNFYIHYGDMTDTSNIIRLISEIKPDEIYNLAAMSHVKVSFETPEYTADVDGIGTLRILEAVRILGLEKKTRIYQASTSELYGKVQEVPQKETTPFYPRSPYGVAKLYGFWITKNYRESYNMFAVNGILFNHESERRGETFVTRKITMAVARIANGKQDKLLLGNLDARRDWGYAKDYVECMWLILQHETPEDFVIATGQMHTVREFATLAFKHVGIEIEWQGQGVEEKGIDPKTGEVVVEVNPEYFRLSEVEQLMGDPSKAKKLLDWNPTATSFEELVKIMVTHDCALIDKEKSAISEQ is encoded by the coding sequence ATGAAAAAGGCATTAATTACAGGAGTTAACGGGCAAGATGGATCATTTCTTTCTGATTTTTTATTAGAAAAGGGCTATGAAGTTCATGGCATTATTCGAAGAAGCTCTAGTTTTAATACTGGACGTATCGAGCATTTGTACATTGAAGAGTTAAAGTCTAGTAAAAATTTTTATATTCACTACGGGGATATGACAGATACTTCCAATATCATCCGGCTAATTAGCGAAATCAAACCAGATGAAATATATAATTTAGCAGCAATGTCTCATGTCAAAGTGTCATTCGAAACACCTGAGTATACAGCAGATGTAGACGGTATCGGAACGCTACGGATTTTAGAAGCTGTTCGAATTCTGGGATTAGAGAAAAAGACGCGTATTTACCAGGCTTCAACGTCAGAACTATATGGCAAAGTCCAAGAAGTTCCACAAAAAGAAACGACACCATTTTATCCTCGTTCTCCATACGGCGTAGCGAAACTTTATGGTTTTTGGATCACTAAAAATTACCGTGAGTCTTATAATATGTTCGCCGTGAATGGCATTCTTTTTAACCATGAATCTGAACGCCGTGGCGAAACTTTTGTTACGCGAAAAATTACTATGGCTGTTGCGCGTATTGCGAACGGTAAACAAGACAAGCTCTTATTAGGGAACTTGGACGCTCGGCGCGACTGGGGTTACGCAAAAGACTATGTCGAATGCATGTGGCTCATTTTGCAACATGAAACACCAGAGGATTTTGTTATTGCAACAGGCCAAATGCACACAGTCCGTGAGTTTGCGACATTGGCTTTTAAGCATGTAGGTATTGAAATTGAGTGGCAAGGTCAAGGTGTTGAAGAAAAAGGAATTGATCCAAAAACAGGGGAAGTCGTAGTAGAAGTCAATCCTGAATATTTCCGTTTGTCAGAAGTTGAGCAGTTGATGGGAGATCCTTCAAAAGCGAAAAAGCTGCTTGATTGGAACCCAACAGCTACGTCTTTTGAAGAATTAGTAAAAATAATGGTTACGCATGATTGTGCATTGATCGATAAAGAAAAAAGTGCCATTTCGGAACAGTAA
- the fcl gene encoding GDP-L-fucose synthase yields MKLESKIYVAGHRGLVGSAIIRNLQKNGYTNIVYRTSKELDLTNCQQVDLFFTQEQPEYVFLAAAKVGGIVANNDFPADFIRDNLMIQTNVIDAAHRNGVQKLLFLGSTCIYPRLAPQPMREDSLLTGELEATNEPYAIAKIAGIKMCQSYNRQYGTNFISVMPTNLFGPNDNFDLDSSHVLPALIRKFHEAKINNTPTVEVWGTGTPKREFLYSDDLAEAVIYLMNTYDGDELVNIGMGKDISIKELAEKIGKTVGYDGEIVFNTSKPDGAPRKLVDIGRITSLGWEAKIPLDDGLTMAYTWFLEHIEKSTLSIH; encoded by the coding sequence ATGAAGCTAGAATCGAAAATTTATGTCGCCGGACATAGAGGTCTTGTAGGATCAGCTATTATTAGAAACTTACAAAAAAATGGATATACCAATATTGTTTATCGTACTAGCAAAGAGTTAGATCTTACAAATTGTCAACAAGTGGATCTTTTTTTTACACAAGAGCAACCAGAATACGTATTTCTAGCAGCTGCTAAAGTAGGCGGAATAGTTGCAAATAACGATTTCCCTGCCGATTTTATTCGAGATAACTTAATGATTCAAACAAATGTAATCGATGCGGCTCATCGCAATGGTGTCCAAAAATTGTTATTTCTTGGCAGTACCTGCATTTACCCTAGACTTGCCCCACAGCCGATGAGAGAAGATTCTCTATTAACAGGTGAACTTGAAGCAACCAATGAGCCATATGCAATCGCTAAAATTGCGGGCATTAAAATGTGCCAATCGTATAATCGTCAATATGGAACTAACTTTATTTCTGTAATGCCAACTAATTTATTTGGACCAAACGATAATTTCGACTTAGACAGTTCACATGTCTTGCCGGCATTGATTCGGAAATTTCATGAAGCAAAAATAAACAATACACCGACAGTCGAAGTGTGGGGAACAGGAACACCCAAACGTGAGTTTCTGTATTCCGATGATTTAGCGGAAGCTGTAATTTACTTGATGAATACTTATGACGGCGATGAATTAGTCAACATAGGAATGGGAAAAGATATTTCGATTAAAGAACTAGCAGAAAAGATTGGTAAAACAGTTGGCTATGATGGGGAAATTGTGTTTAACACGTCAAAACCTGATGGAGCCCCAAGAAAGTTAGTAGACATTGGTCGAATAACAAGTCTTGGGTGGGAAGCGAAAATTCCATTAGATGATGGCTTAACGATGGCTTATACGTGGTTTTTAGAACATATAGAGAAAAGTACATTATCAATTCATTGA
- a CDS encoding MOP flippase family protein: MASLKNQAVTSVKLTSVSMLVTSILQMGQLLILGRVLGPEVFGLIAMVQIVIQFSQLFLEMGITDAIIQKEKITKIELSSLYWFSIFIGFVLFLILFLMAPALAFLFNEPSLTAMIQVVGVSFIILPFGLQFQTLATKKLEFLQITKNEILATTIGVLVTVYLAVSTDLGAWSLVYGHIVMSLFRSVPWVIGGYRNPKTRPQLLFSWTAIKGFVAFGLYRLGSTSINYFTTKVDQMIVGVVLGSVALGYYSMAMNLIMQPVQKLNSMINRVAFPVFSKIQLDKSKLRKTYLLITNLLTSFNAPLLAGVLVLAPFAVPVLLGDEWIGSTIIIQILCLYGLFKALGNPSGSLFIAVGKVRWSFYWQLFQLGIIPVVVFLASLSGSIAVVAVAVGLLRMILFYVSYFVRIRQIIGECLSELNRLIAKPVVHSAIMVAFLYGINKLLTSVEPIGIVAVDVISGILIYGVLFSVNQRDLASEVKGFFRKRNAAKQS; encoded by the coding sequence ATGGCGTCTTTGAAAAATCAAGCAGTAACTAGTGTAAAGCTCACTTCCGTATCTATGCTCGTCACTAGCATTTTGCAAATGGGTCAATTGCTGATTTTGGGGAGGGTACTTGGACCTGAAGTTTTTGGCTTGATTGCCATGGTGCAAATTGTCATTCAGTTTTCTCAATTATTCCTTGAGATGGGCATAACGGATGCCATTATTCAAAAAGAAAAAATTACAAAAATCGAATTATCTAGCTTGTATTGGTTTTCGATTTTCATCGGATTTGTTTTGTTTTTGATTTTGTTTTTAATGGCTCCTGCACTTGCCTTTTTGTTTAATGAACCTAGTTTAACTGCCATGATTCAAGTGGTAGGTGTTAGTTTTATCATCTTGCCATTTGGTCTTCAATTTCAGACACTAGCAACAAAAAAATTAGAATTTCTACAAATCACCAAAAACGAAATTTTAGCGACGACCATCGGTGTGCTGGTAACGGTTTACTTGGCGGTTTCTACAGATCTCGGTGCATGGTCTTTGGTTTATGGTCATATCGTTATGTCGTTATTTAGAAGCGTACCTTGGGTGATTGGCGGGTATCGCAATCCAAAAACAAGACCACAACTGCTCTTTTCTTGGACTGCAATTAAAGGATTTGTTGCATTTGGTTTGTATCGTCTTGGTTCCACGAGTATCAATTATTTCACCACAAAAGTTGATCAAATGATCGTTGGGGTTGTTTTAGGATCCGTGGCACTTGGTTATTACAGCATGGCCATGAATTTGATAATGCAGCCAGTGCAAAAATTAAATTCTATGATTAATCGAGTAGCTTTTCCTGTATTTTCAAAAATTCAATTGGATAAAAGTAAATTAAGAAAAACATATTTGCTGATTACCAATTTATTGACTAGTTTTAATGCGCCTTTACTTGCAGGCGTCCTTGTATTAGCACCCTTTGCAGTTCCAGTTTTGCTCGGTGACGAATGGATCGGAAGCACGATCATTATCCAAATTCTTTGCTTATACGGATTGTTTAAAGCGTTAGGAAATCCGAGCGGTAGCTTGTTTATCGCGGTAGGAAAAGTAAGATGGAGCTTCTACTGGCAACTGTTTCAATTAGGCATTATTCCAGTTGTCGTCTTTCTTGCGAGCTTATCTGGCAGTATCGCGGTAGTAGCTGTAGCAGTGGGACTGCTACGAATGATCTTGTTTTACGTCAGTTATTTTGTGCGAATTCGTCAAATTATTGGTGAGTGTTTAAGTGAATTAAATCGATTGATTGCAAAACCGGTAGTACATTCCGCAATAATGGTAGCTTTTTTATATGGCATTAACAAGCTATTAACAAGTGTAGAGCCGATTGGCATTGTCGCGGTCGATGTTATTAGTGGAATATTGATTTATGGGGTTTTATTTAGCGTAAATCAACGAGACCTTGCAAGTGAAGTTAAAGGATTTTTTCGAAAACGAAATGCAGCTAAACAAAGTTAG
- the rfbB gene encoding dTDP-glucose 4,6-dehydratase, producing MENILVTGGAGFIGGNFVQYMVAAYPNYHIYNLDALTYAGDLSKHQSIENNENYSFVQIDIADRQAVESLFERVNFSYIVHFAAESHVDRSITEPEIFIRTNVLGTQVLLEAAKRAGIKKFVHVSTDEVYGELEFDPDTFFTEETPLQPSSPYSASKASSDLLVRAYYETYGLPVNITRCSNNYGPFHFPEKLIPLTISRVLNNQPVPVYGNGQNVRDWLHVHDHCTAIDLVMHNGKIGEVYNIGGHNEKTNLQVVQTIIQAFKKSENLIEFVQDRLGHDKRYAIDPTKIEQLGWKPVYDFETGIAQTIKWFVENENWWKQIISGEYQQYYDRQYAQK from the coding sequence ATGGAAAATATTCTTGTTACGGGTGGAGCGGGATTTATCGGAGGAAATTTTGTTCAATACATGGTCGCTGCGTATCCGAATTACCATATTTATAACCTAGACGCTTTAACCTACGCTGGAGATTTATCCAAACATCAATCCATCGAAAACAATGAAAACTATAGCTTTGTCCAAATCGATATTGCAGATCGTCAAGCAGTAGAATCGTTGTTTGAGCGAGTAAATTTTAGTTATATTGTGCATTTTGCTGCTGAAAGTCATGTGGATCGTTCGATTACGGAACCAGAGATTTTTATCCGAACCAATGTATTGGGAACGCAAGTATTACTTGAAGCTGCAAAACGAGCAGGCATTAAAAAATTTGTTCATGTTTCGACAGATGAAGTGTATGGAGAGCTAGAATTTGATCCCGACACGTTCTTTACAGAAGAAACGCCGTTGCAACCAAGTAGCCCGTATAGCGCAAGCAAAGCATCGTCGGACTTGTTAGTGAGAGCGTATTACGAAACTTATGGATTACCTGTCAATATTACACGCTGCTCGAATAATTATGGACCTTTTCATTTTCCAGAAAAATTGATCCCGCTGACTATATCACGTGTATTAAACAATCAACCTGTGCCGGTCTATGGAAATGGTCAAAACGTTCGAGATTGGTTACATGTTCATGATCATTGCACAGCGATCGATTTGGTGATGCATAACGGGAAAATTGGTGAAGTTTATAATATTGGAGGCCATAACGAAAAAACCAATTTACAAGTTGTTCAAACCATTATCCAAGCTTTTAAAAAATCAGAAAATCTCATCGAATTTGTACAAGATCGATTAGGACATGACAAACGATATGCAATAGACCCAACAAAAATTGAGCAATTAGGTTGGAAGCCTGTATACGATTTTGAAACAGGGATTGCCCAAACAATTAAATGGTTTGTAGAAAACGAAAATTGGTGGAAACAAATCATCAGTGGCGAATACCAACAGTATTATGACAGGCAGTATGCGCAGAAATAA
- the rfbA gene encoding glucose-1-phosphate thymidylyltransferase RfbA, translating into MKGIILAGGTGTRLYPLTKSISKQMLPVYDKPMIYYPLSVLMLAGIKEILIISTPRDVAGFLSLLGNGQKLGIKLEYAIQEEPNGLAEAFTIGESFIGDSPVALVLGDNVFYGSDFGSRLQESAELTTGSIIFGCHVADPRAYGVVEVDDELNIVSIEEKPEQPKSSYAIPGLYFFDNQVVKIAKQVVPSERGEKEITSIINEYLKQGELHVNIMGRGLAWLDTGTHEALLEASNFVEAIQKRQGLYVSCIEEIAFRRGYISQEDLIELAQSLKKTDYGQYLLDIAHEKTLLPNKL; encoded by the coding sequence ATGAAAGGAATTATTTTAGCTGGTGGGACTGGGACACGTTTGTACCCGCTAACCAAGTCCATTTCAAAACAAATGTTGCCGGTATACGACAAGCCCATGATTTACTATCCATTATCGGTTTTAATGCTTGCAGGCATTAAAGAGATTTTAATCATTTCTACTCCGCGAGACGTTGCTGGATTTTTGAGTTTACTTGGAAATGGTCAAAAGTTAGGGATTAAACTGGAATATGCTATTCAAGAAGAACCCAATGGATTAGCGGAAGCGTTTACGATTGGGGAAAGCTTTATCGGTGATTCTCCAGTTGCGCTAGTACTAGGAGACAATGTGTTTTACGGTTCTGACTTTGGGAGTCGTTTGCAAGAATCGGCAGAACTCACAACCGGAAGCATTATTTTTGGGTGTCATGTAGCAGACCCGAGAGCTTACGGGGTAGTGGAAGTAGATGATGAACTCAATATCGTGTCGATTGAAGAAAAACCAGAACAACCCAAATCGTCTTATGCGATACCTGGTCTGTACTTCTTTGACAATCAAGTGGTTAAAATAGCCAAACAAGTGGTGCCTTCAGAACGAGGAGAAAAAGAAATTACTTCTATTATAAACGAATACTTAAAGCAAGGTGAATTACATGTCAATATTATGGGGCGTGGACTTGCGTGGCTAGATACAGGGACACATGAAGCTTTGTTAGAAGCTTCAAATTTTGTAGAAGCGATTCAAAAAAGACAAGGCTTGTATGTTTCGTGCATTGAAGAAATTGCTTTCCGAAGAGGGTATATCTCACAAGAAGATTTAATCGAGCTCGCTCAGTCATTGAAAAAAACAGATTACGGCCAATATTTATTGGATATTGCCCATGAAAAAACACTGTTACCGAATAAGTTATAA
- a CDS encoding DegT/DnrJ/EryC1/StrS family aminotransferase — MAKVFQQPIHVTRPLLPDFEKVTDRLKTVWESKQLTNFGAQHDELSTKLQRYLESDHMSIFSNGTLALLLGLRALELTGEVITTPFTFPATVQALDWNNLTPVFCDIDPTTFNIDADKIESLITDKTTAILAVHVFGNPCDVEKIQAIADKHHLKVIYDGAHAFGSKLNGLPISGFGDMTMFSFHATKLFNTIEGGALIYRDPALDKRLGLLRNFGILNTEEVVLSGLNAKLNELQAGVGLEVLKVVEDERLKRHAVKKAYEEHLAAIEGIRVLTTLEGESSSYQYFVIRIDETLFGQSRDYVHKELQKYNVFARKYFYPLCSDFEWYNELPSAHPENLPNAQRAVQQVLAMPYYGALPIQSVVEICTIIRELYVKQKSLSQL, encoded by the coding sequence ATGGCTAAAGTTTTTCAACAACCAATACATGTGACGCGGCCTTTACTGCCAGATTTCGAAAAAGTTACCGATCGATTAAAAACAGTTTGGGAAAGTAAACAGCTCACGAATTTCGGTGCACAACATGATGAACTGAGCACGAAACTTCAGCGTTATTTAGAAAGTGATCATATGTCCATCTTTTCTAACGGTACGCTCGCATTATTACTTGGTTTGAGAGCATTAGAGCTAACCGGTGAAGTCATTACAACGCCTTTTACGTTTCCAGCAACGGTTCAAGCTTTAGATTGGAACAATTTAACACCTGTGTTTTGTGATATTGATCCTACTACGTTCAATATTGATGCCGATAAAATTGAGTCCTTGATTACCGACAAAACAACGGCGATTTTAGCTGTTCATGTTTTTGGAAATCCATGTGATGTGGAAAAAATACAGGCCATTGCGGATAAGCATCACTTAAAAGTGATTTACGATGGAGCGCACGCTTTTGGCTCTAAACTTAATGGTCTACCAATTAGTGGCTTTGGTGATATGACCATGTTTAGTTTTCATGCAACAAAGCTCTTCAATACGATAGAAGGCGGCGCTTTAATCTATCGTGACCCAGCACTTGATAAGCGACTGGGGCTACTGAGAAACTTTGGCATTTTAAATACAGAAGAAGTCGTGTTGTCAGGGTTAAATGCCAAACTAAATGAACTGCAAGCAGGCGTTGGGTTAGAAGTATTAAAAGTGGTGGAAGATGAGCGACTGAAACGCCATGCTGTTAAAAAAGCATACGAAGAACACTTGGCAGCAATCGAAGGCATTCGTGTATTAACAACACTTGAAGGTGAATCTAGCAGCTACCAGTATTTTGTTATTCGCATTGATGAAACGCTGTTTGGTCAATCGAGAGATTACGTTCACAAAGAGCTTCAAAAATACAACGTCTTTGCGAGAAAGTACTTTTATCCTTTGTGCAGTGATTTTGAATGGTATAACGAGTTGCCATCGGCACACCCTGAAAACTTACCAAATGCTCAAAGGGCTGTGCAACAAGTGTTAGCTATGCCTTATTACGGCGCATTGCCAATCCAATCAGTAGTTGAAATTTGTACGATTATTCGTGAACTTTATGTAAAACAAAAAAGCTTATCTCAACTATAA